The Acidimicrobiia bacterium genome contains a region encoding:
- a CDS encoding ABC transporter permease → MSQKTEILGAPSEMSDAEELWYSGKWIDRVPQWVSITVLGFAMMGIWWLVSGQMPERTKILFPGPVDMFEELWDTTKNIFTGGHVAEGLWITSQEVIWGFLSAATLGFLLGVVVGETRLGRRAVMPYLVSFNALPKVAFAPVFVAWFGFGVNSKIVMAAFIAFFPVIVDTAAGLAAVESESLMLFQSMDSTRWQTLRKLKLPSALPFIFAGLKTAAVFSVVGAVVGEYLGGGHGLGELIRFSAQTLRIDRVFALIVYLGIIGLLLFGLVAWTERKLLFWHKSEIFEIQGTG, encoded by the coding sequence ATGAGTCAGAAGACTGAAATACTCGGCGCTCCCAGCGAGATGTCCGACGCAGAGGAACTCTGGTATTCGGGCAAGTGGATCGACCGGGTGCCCCAGTGGGTTTCGATCACCGTTTTGGGGTTCGCCATGATGGGAATCTGGTGGCTGGTCTCCGGCCAGATGCCGGAGCGCACCAAGATACTCTTCCCCGGACCGGTTGATATGTTCGAGGAACTGTGGGATACGACCAAGAACATCTTTACCGGTGGGCATGTCGCCGAAGGACTCTGGATCACCTCCCAGGAGGTGATTTGGGGATTTCTGTCTGCTGCGACCCTCGGCTTCCTTCTCGGGGTAGTCGTCGGCGAAACCCGGTTGGGGCGGCGAGCGGTCATGCCCTACCTGGTTTCGTTCAACGCACTTCCGAAGGTCGCTTTCGCCCCGGTTTTCGTGGCCTGGTTCGGGTTTGGCGTCAACTCGAAGATTGTCATGGCGGCGTTCATCGCTTTCTTCCCCGTGATTGTCGATACGGCGGCCGGTCTGGCGGCGGTTGAGTCGGAATCCCTGATGCTGTTCCAATCGATGGACTCGACCAGATGGCAAACGTTGCGCAAGTTGAAACTGCCTTCCGCATTGCCGTTCATCTTCGCCGGCCTCAAGACTGCCGCGGTGTTCTCTGTGGTCGGGGCGGTGGTCGGTGAATACCTGGGTGGGGGCCATGGATTGGGTGAGCTGATTCGCTTCAGCGCGCAAACGTTGAGGATTGACCGTGTATTCGCCCTGATCGTCTATCTCGGGATAATCGGCCTTCTCTTGTTCG
- a CDS encoding ABC transporter ATP-binding protein has product MIESTDSVDRAGQESRPINDEVVRITKLNKTFHKRGLKALDNVDVTLRHGTFTSVIGPSGCGKSTLLKIMAGLIPATSGEILLNGEPVTGPRQDIGIMFQQPTLLPWRTSLDNVLLPIEIRSGAAEAKARSEDALNLLELVGLKGFDEVRPFELSGGMAQRVAICRMLVTGPAILLLDEPFGALDELTREYMNVELQRICLEREATSFMVTHAIPEAVFLADQVFVMSARPGRIDTIVEVDLPRPRTLDMMTTPEFGALVRKVRASLDMGMNGGGLA; this is encoded by the coding sequence TCAGGATCACCAAACTCAACAAGACGTTTCACAAACGCGGCTTGAAGGCCCTCGACAATGTCGATGTCACTCTTCGCCACGGCACTTTCACCAGTGTCATCGGCCCCAGCGGCTGCGGGAAGTCGACCCTCCTGAAGATCATGGCCGGGCTGATACCGGCGACCTCCGGGGAGATCCTGCTCAACGGCGAGCCGGTTACCGGCCCCCGCCAGGACATCGGGATCATGTTCCAGCAGCCGACGCTGCTGCCCTGGCGGACATCGCTCGACAATGTGCTGTTGCCGATCGAGATCAGATCGGGCGCGGCGGAGGCGAAAGCGAGATCCGAAGATGCTCTCAACCTACTGGAGCTGGTAGGACTCAAGGGATTCGACGAGGTGCGTCCGTTCGAGCTGTCGGGGGGAATGGCGCAGAGAGTCGCCATTTGCCGGATGCTCGTAACCGGGCCGGCGATACTGCTGCTCGACGAGCCTTTCGGTGCGCTTGACGAGTTGACCCGTGAGTACATGAACGTCGAGTTGCAGCGGATTTGCCTGGAGCGTGAAGCCACTTCATTCATGGTCACGCATGCGATTCCCGAGGCGGTTTTCCTGGCCGACCAGGTGTTCGTCATGTCCGCCCGTCCCGGGCGGATCGACACCATCGTGGAAGTGGACCTCCCACGCCCGCGCACACTCGACATGATGACCACCCCGGAGTTTGGTGCATTGGTGCGGAAGGTCCGTGCGAGTCTCGACATGGGCATGAACGGCGGAGGCCTGGCATGA